The Oncorhynchus clarkii lewisi isolate Uvic-CL-2024 chromosome 12, UVic_Ocla_1.0, whole genome shotgun sequence genome segment ACAAGTTAGTTTGTTTATAGTGTAAATGTGTGGAACCACTGTGTCCTGTGGGTTCACCAAGAATGATTACGCAAACAATGGCATGAACTTTGGTCACAAGTAAATTGCATTATTTTCCTTGCTCATGTGATCTTTGAAAGGTCACACGTGTATGGGCAATAATGaaattcacacacatacacactctaaATTTCATCTTCTGTCTGGTATAGGTGTGAACAGGAGGAGAGGCGTCTCTTGGCAGCGGAGGCAGAGCTGAGCCACCTGCAGAGTATTCAGCATGAGTTCATCGATAGGGAAGGAGATCTGCACATCCAACTGGATGGAAACCTGGAGGAAATGGACCTCCTCAAGAGCAACCATGAGGAGGTGGGGTCTTTATACTGTTACTGTTTCAATGACATTTTTTATATTGTATGGTTCCATAGGTCTAGTACCATTACGGCACATACTGTTTGCATTGACTTTCTATTGTCAATGTTGTTTCAGAGCTTTTGGAAACAACAATGACATCCATGTTTGTATTTCCTGTGTCTGTATAGGGAGTGCAGGGAGTGATGGCCCAGATGTCTGGGTTGGTTAACGTGGAGATGGACTGTGCTCACTCAGTGGACCTGAATGAGAGTCTTAGTCGCCTAAGGGAGCAGTGTGGGGCGATGGTCCTGAAGAACAAAACAGAGGCTGAGAGCTGGTTTCGGAGCAAGGTGGGCCACTGTCAACACAAACACTGAGTCCTGAAGATGTTATAGATACAGAATATATGATAAGATATTCTCCATGTTTGTTTTGACCCTTCAGGTGGACAGCATGAAGACCCAGGTGACCGTCTGTTCCGATGGGTCCGAGGTtaggcagacagagatagatgACCTAAAGAGAAAAGTCCAGGACCTAACTCTGGAGTTGCAGCTATTGGAGACCCAGGTAATAAACCACATACGCCAAAAAAATGTACACAATGAAGTTTGCAGTCTTTTTTGTTGCACTGAAACTCTGGAGACAGAATCTGAGATTTACAGGTTTAAAATGGCTGCTCTTTCACTTTACTCACTTGCTTACAGAATCTGTCAATGGTGAGGGACGAGATGGAAGTGAACGAGCGATACAGTGTTCACCTCAATCGGCTTCAGCAGCACTTAGACAGCCTGGAGGTGGAGCTGCTGCAGCTATGTACAGCCACAGAGCAGCAGGCTGTCCAGTACCTGATGCTACTGGACATCAAGACCAGTCTGGAGAGGGAGATTGCTGAATACAGGAGACTGCTGGATGGAGGGGGAGCCAGGTAAGGCCAAGAAAAGGGTTGTCACTAGTGATTACCCAAGAAAAGGGTGCAACGGGTGATTTGACAGAAGCGAAATTCATGTCCGAGGTCTGACAGATATTTTTGTCTTCAGCAGGAAATCAAGCTCCAACGCCATGGCCAGTGTCACGTCTCACTGTGCAATGAGCAATGGAACTGCCTTCCAACACGTCTTCATGCCAATTCAGAGTTCCTCCATTAGTGTACCAAGAGCAAGTGTACCAATAATTTGTGTACCAAGAGCAAGCGTGTCAAGTATTAGTGAGACCTCAAGAGAGACCTCAAGCAATTTAGAAAACGGAGGACAAGTGGTAGGTGCAGCCATTGGGGAGCAGGTTACCCGTGTGCAGAAAGTGTTTCTGTATAATGCCTCCCATAAAACAGTGCAGAGTGTACAAACTTCCAATCAGGTTAGCACTGTAAAAGAAGTCCAAAGCAAGTGTTTAGAAAGTGGGCATCGGGTTGGATATTCAGAGAGCAGCACTAACACCAGCTCTGCACAACATGGAGCTAGCGCTAACACCAGCTCTGCACAACATGGAGCTGGCGCTAACACCCGCTCTGCACAACATGGAGCTAGCGCTAACACCAGCTCTGCACAACATGGAGCTAGCGCTAACACCAGCTCTGCACAACATGGAGCTGGCGCTAACACCAGCTCTGCACAACATGGAGCTAGCGCTAACACCAGCTCTGCACAACATGGAGCTAGCGCTAACACCAGCTCTGCACAACATGGAGCTAGCGCTAACACCAGCTCTGCACAACATGGAGCTCACGTTGTGAGCAGTGTTGAGAATAAAACCACCACTGTCAGTAGAGTCAATGACAGACCACTTGATAATATCAGTGTGATTATCTCAACAGCTCAGATTAGCGAAGATGCATCTCAGATTAAAGACACAGAAGTTGTTCAGATCACTAGTAGTGATGTTGATGTTACCAATGTTAACTGTGAAGGACAGACTGCTAGCAAGGTGAATGAAGAAGAGATAAGCATTGCCGATGACACAGTACAAGTTAGCAGTGAGGAGGCCGTAGTGGTGGTTGGTGTCAGTGATGTAAAAAGCACAGGTCAGATAAAATGTAGGGAAACTGAGATCCAGGAGAGAAGTGTGGAAAGTGAAACTAACATTGGCAGTGAAAATCAGATTGTTAGTACTGTGCATGATGCTCGAATTATCTCCGATAAGGAAGAAAACCAAATCAGAAGTGAGGAGACTCAGATTGACAGCATGGAGGTTAAGAGTCAGATAAATAGCTGTCAAATTGAAACTCAGATCAGTGGAGTTCTGAGTGTTTCGGAAAGTGTTGCTCAGATAACCCGTGTAGGAAATGGCAGTCAGATCAGCTGTGTTGAAACTGGAGCACAGCTCTGCTCCTTGGAGATAAACATCACAGAAAATGAGGTTCAGCCAAGCAGTCAGCCAATATAAGTAAATATCACCCAATCGGAAGACAGATTTGAGATGATAAATGCTGAACATGGAGAGCATGTTATTATAGAGGAAACGATCATTGAGGAGACAAGCTGTATATCCAGAAAGAGTGACACTGTGGAGAGCAGCAGGGTTGAAAGCGTAGGACCGGTTGATGAGCTGGAAGTCACAGCTGTAGTTGGTGATGCAGACGACGAAGGTCAAACAAACTGTGAGGAGAGTAGAGGTCAGATA includes the following:
- the LOC139422518 gene encoding keratin, type I cytoskeletal 19-like — its product is MAASAQEMAPWQVYLASGANRLSHDHRRGHWNSVCSGAGGYGTRISMEYASSVPVSVTNVSNSLCVNERENMQDLNDRFASYLEKVHQLEAANAQLELQIKEHLERSSLGDRKDMGGHLGMIDNLRNQISEWYTTHAQLRLQVANAQLEVYGYKYKCEQEERRLLAAEAELSHLQSIQHEFIDREGDLHIQLDGNLEEMDLLKSNHEEGVQGVMAQMSGLVNVEMDCAHSVDLNESLSRLREQCGAMVLKNKTEAESWFRSKVDSMKTQVTVCSDGSEVRQTEIDDLKRKVQDLTLELQLLETQNLSMVRDEMEVNERYSVHLNRLQQHLDSLEVELLQLCTATEQQAVQYLMLLDIKTSLEREIAEYRRLLDGGGARKSSSNAMASVTSHCAMSNGTAFQHVFMPIQSSSISRAALTPALHNMELALTPALHNMELALTPALHNMELALTPALHNMELALTPALHNMELALTPALHNMELALTPALHNMELALTPALHNMELALTPALHNMELTL